GTATTAGTCCCTTGGTTCCCAACGGCTTGGGGTGCCTTTATGTTACTATCATTTCAGACAGCTGATTTGACAAGGTATGCCAGCACCATTGTAGCTGAACAAACCTGAAACAAAAAATCAACACGTGAATGTGAAAGTTTGACAGGTTCATCCGTGAATGGAAAAATCTGCCGTTAGGCAACATCGGAAGTTCTAATCAGGACCCACAATAATTTAATAGCTGAGTTTGAAGAATTATTCTGTCAGAGAAGCTCAGATTTCATAGCAGGCTGCTTAGAAGGCTAACTAAAAGTGACAACTGTATTGAAACCTGATTTCCATTCTTCAAGTATATTAATAAGGAGGTGAGCATATTTCAGGTGTGCAAGCTTCTTTTCAGGAAGATCTTCTGCAACTGAAGCTGTTAATAACTTTCACATGTGTAGTGGAGATAGATGTGTTACACCTTACCTTGTTGCAGGAAGACATGTATTTATAATTCTCTTTTTCTCAATTGTTGGAAAATTTACCCTgattaaaattcaataaaaactaTATTTTACAAATGGTACGTATGTATAAAAGACAGAATTCTTTCCTGTACTTCATTCACTTTATTGTTCAGAGGTTTTGAAGGCTCTTTCTGTGCCTAAGAATATAGAATGTGAACTAGGCCATCTCATGTGATTTGTTGCCCTGTTTGAAGTATGCAGGTCGAGAAGCAGCATGGAAACAGCCGAATTTCCATGGACATTTTTACTGTCCTATTGTCTAGTCTagttttcctcttctttctgctgCATCCGAGAACTGTGCAAAGCTGAAGAATTCATCTGTTGAAAGCAGTAAGGGCTTCTCTTTGCAAGTAGCTTGCGACCAGCTAACATTCTAATAGTGATTGTACATATTATGGTATTTCCTCtctggaaaaaaaagagaaaaaaggaagtgTTGTGCAAGCTATCCCTCAAacggtgcaatcctatatatatatctatgcagaagcaagtcccattgagttcaatggggcttactcccaagtaagtgaatATAAAAATGTAGCCAGCGTTAGATTTTGACTACTCCACCCaagaaaggaatgctgtgctgCAAGCAAACTGAGTTTTAAGGATCTAAGTATTCGGGTAGAAGGTGTTCACTAACACGATCCAGAAGGAAGGCTGGCATGCATTAAGAAGTGCAATATAAAGGAAACCCAAAATAAATTCATATTCTGACAAgtttgtcaataataataataataataataataataataataataataaatttatttataccctgcccatctggctgggtttccccagccactctgagtggctcccatcATCATCGTAGTagtaataaagtgataaaacatcaaacattaaaaacttccctaaacagggctgccttcagatgtcttctaaaagtcagatagttgtttatttccttgacatctgaaggcaggcgccactaccgagaaggccctctgcctggttccctgtagcttcacttctctcagtgaaggaacagccagaaggccttctcggtggtggcacccgccctgtggaacgccctcccatccgatgtcaaggaaataaagaactatctgactttcagaagacatctgaaggcagccctgtcaaACCCACTCAGAGTATGAAGCCCAGGTCTCCAGTTATCCTGCACCTTTCCCATTAGATCAAGAGGCCTTCATTTGTCCTGGAGAGGGCAGGTGTGTCAGGAGCATGTCCTTTCTTGACCACAGGTCTGATGTCATGTTGCATCAGACCTTCAAGGTCCAAggagacagcagcagcagatcgCTTACTTGGGACTTTGTGGATGGATCGAACAGGCCTGTTGAGCACGTCGTCTTCTTCAATATGGCAAGTGTAGATCTCGTGGAGCAATACAGGGTAGTGCAAGACGGATACCACCCTGTGGGACCCATCCTGCTTCTCCTCCAGGATGTCTGATTTGGCGTAGCTGGAAATGTCCTCTTCCCTTCGGTTCCGCCAAGTTACCTTTGGCATGTGATACCAGCCTGCGGAGATGCACTTGGCCACAAGTGTGTCGTTGACGGTGCTGAACtgcacctgtggctcttcagcatCTAATTGTTatggaaggaaaaacaaaacaattagtgACTTGGCTAATTGCAGCTTGGTTAGTAATTGTTCTGGGGTCTCTGAAGAAAGAGgcaattttggaaagaaaaaaatcttgTTAGAACGACTATTTCCTTAAGATTAACGTACAGAAAACCAGCTCCATGACCCTACCCTAATCTTAAATACCAAGTTTCTGAAGGAGAAAAATAAGAGAACTTACACAAGTCTAGACTGTGGGAGGGGATAaattttaacagattttattcAGGCATGTGCCATTTTATAAAACTCATCCTGAAACTGCCCCATTCACTCTTACGGCCCATTTCTATTCAGCATCTATATTCACGATCTTATCTTTTACTCTGTCCATTTTCACTTCTGCTTCTCTGAAACTTACGACTATTTATCCCTCTGGTCTTTTGTGGATGGCcagggttgtggggtttttttggtgacCTGTCCCCAATTCATCTCCTTTTATCCCTTACTCTACCCAATCCACATTCATCTCATTCTTTTGTCCTCTTTCCTCACACAGCCACCCAACATACCACCATTGTAAAATATTTAAATGGCGGCTATACCCAGCCCTAGTGTGGCTGCTATTGACTGCTTCCAAGTGATGGAGAAATCTGCTAACCAAAAGCCACTGTGTACTGGATTTCCTCAAACCTGGAGTCAGTCTTTAAGAGGGACTTTATGCAGCACTCTCTGTGATAATAGAGATATCAGACATACACACCTTCCTATTTTCACCTGTGCAATATTCAAGTGCATTTAAATGTTCTTACCTTGCACAAGGAGCTTCACTTTCCTTTGCCCCCTGCCCCGTGAATTGTATGCCTTACATATGTATATTGCCTCATCAGAAAACTGTACTTGCTCCAACATGAGTGCCAGGCTGCCATCGGCGATCTCCTCCTCATCTACCCAGACTCTCCCCTCATATAGCGAATTCCGCTCCTCCAGCTGTTCCTGGTTGTTGCTAAAGCTGTATATCAGCTTTGGGTAAAACTGGTAAAAGTCGTGGAGCCCAACAAAAAATTTGTAAAATTCTTTATCTTCCACTTCATGTTCTTCCTTAATATCTTCCCTCTCCCACGTAAATGTCAAGCCATCGATGCCGTCCACAAAGGAGAACTGGCAGGGCAGAGAAATATTGTCGAAGGGACGTACTTTGAATTCCGTCATTATTGCATCTATGGAATGGAACAGTTAGTACTCCGCTAGCTCAAAGGCTCTGCTGATGaaatccatcaatcaatcaatcaagccaCTGGTTTCTTGATCAGTCACCTACCTTTCTGCGTTGTTCTAAGAATTGCATCAATATAACATGTGAAGCATTCTGAATATTTAACACACACGAAAACACCCTATATGAATGCTAAATCTTGTCATTGTGCCTAGTCCTGTAACTAAACTCTTGCCTTCCTAATTTAGCTCTCCTGTTTTCTGAACAGTGAACCAAAAGAACATGCTGCCCATTTAACCAAActcattttcccacttggcaCTAAAGCTTAGAATGAGTAACATTGTTCTCCCAACATTTGTTCTCTTGCCTTCAATTACTAGAAGTTTTTTTTAAGAGTGTAAGTGCTTTACATTCACTAGTATTTTAGCTAGTAGAATTGtggtgaggttttttttaatctttcttctttttaaataaacatattgGTATGATGCTGTAGTCTTGTCAAAGTTCCATGCTCGGGGTAGATATATTTCTTGGTGTGTGCCGCAATTGTGGTTAAGTGAGATTCGTTTAAAGAAAATTAAGTAAATACTTAAATGGCAAAAGGCTAGAAACCGTTATAACCCAAGAAAGACACTTGCAGCTCTCAAAAGCTTGAAAGCGCATAAATGTGAAGTTTCAACTCCTCTCCAAATGAGAACATTTCATTCCACACTGACCACAAACATTCCACTTGCCTTCCTGACATTTTGAGCCACTTACCAACGTGATACATCAGCAACGTGAGCAGGAAGGGAGAGATGAGGTTCAGAAGGGGAGCCATCCTTCCACAAAGCGAGAGATGCAGAGCTTTGGATCAGGAGTCCTGCGACCCCTTCCAAGCTCCAGGGCTCCACGCAGGTGGGTGCCACCAGCCACCGAAAAACGACTTCTCAGTGAGAGACTGCTCCTAACAACTGCATCACTcagcttctttgcctctgtgctCATCCAGACCATGTGTCTTAATTCCAGGAGGAGGACTAATGAGCTTACAGTATATATCACAGGAGCAGAACGCAGATGGAGGAGTTTCCCCCCCTCCTATTTCAGTTCATGCACATTCTTACATTGATTACTGTGGTCTAGCTCTGTTGGCCTTTAAAACGGGTAAGGAGTGGTGTCTCCTTGGTTTTCCTGCCCATTTGTCCTGAAAAGAGTGTTCttaagcactaataataataataataataataataataataataataataataatttatttataccccgcccacctgtctgggtttccccagccactctgggtggctcccaaaagaatattaaaaacagaacaaaacatcaaacattaaaaacttccctaaacagggctgccttcagatgtcttcggaaagtcagatagttgtttatttccttgacatctgatgggagggcgttccacagggcgggcgccactactgagaaggccctctgcctggttcccaatGCAAATTAACTGTTAGGTATGCCGTGGGTGGGGgcaatttcccacccacccccatcttcctggtcagttggcaacaaTATGTTAACTTTGCCCTGCGGTGCAAACAGACATAAGGAAGATAGCCATGGATAAAATCTGAATGCTTTCTGAactgggaagaggatggggagggaGGTGCCAAACCCTGTCCCTTAAGTTGtcagttaaaaaataaatcacccaACCAACCCGAACTATTTTTCTACCCACAGTGAGGAAAAATAAGGAGTCAGTattttctcctgcaagtgaggaaGCAGGTGGACAGCAGTGGTTTTGACTGGAAACGTGGCCCATGACTAAAAGGTTAGGTATCTCCTCCAGCCCTAAGTGCTGTATATTTGGGTTAAAAGTTGAAAGGCTGCATTAAAATAGAATTTTCCACCAACATTTGGAGATACTTATTGTGCATCCGACCACCATGTctagtttaccgtatttttcgccccataggacgcacacacatttccccttcatttttggaggggaaaaagtgcatcctatagggcaaaaaatacggtaaccctcTGTTTGTTCCCTTTGAAAAGCCCAACATGGAAAATTATAGATACTTCTGACAGGAACACTTGCATTCTGTGCATGGGCAGAGGAACCACAGTCCCATTAAGTTCTTTTCTGCATAAAGCAGCAACACAAAGGTTACTCTATCTGCCAGCTTACCTGGACAAATGAGCCTGTATCCAGTGCCCAAATGTGCTGAAGCACCAAGGCGATTTCAGGAGAGGGTGATGCAGAAAAACTCTTAGGAAAATGGGGAAGCTGTTTGGCGAAAGTGTTACTAAAAGGCATAGATAAATGAGACTGAATTCTCATTGGACAGGaaggtcattcattcattcaatgtaTGACCTCCCTTTCTGCATAGAGCACTAATAACAGTTAAAAATTTGGAAATAGAAGAGTGTTTaaaagagcacaattcaaagtattggtgctgacctatgaagccctaaatggcctcaacccagtatacctgaaggagcgtctccacccccatcgttctgcccagacactgaggtccagctctgagggccttctggcagttccctccctgcaagaagccaacttacagggaaccaggcagagggccttctcagttgtggcacccaccctgtggaacgccctcccatcagatgtcaaggaaataaacaactacagtacagtggtacctcgggttacatacacttcaggttacatacgcttcaggttacagactccactaacccagaaatagtgcttcaggttaagaaatttgcttcaggatgagaacagaaatcgtgctccagcggtgcagcagcagcaggaggccccattagctaaagtggtgcttcaggttaagaacattttcaggttaagaacggacctccagaacaaattaagtacttaacccgaggtaccactgtatctgacttttagaagacaactgaaggcagtcctgtttagggaagtttttaatgtttgatcttttatcctgtttttaatatcctgttggaagctgctctgagtggctggggaggcctcaccagatgggcagggtattattattgttgctgttgttgttgttgttatatagatTAGGCTCCCGAAAGCAGGTTGCAGCCGTTCACAGCCTCGCTTCGCCCCCCCAGTCTTTGTGTAACCTGATGCGCC
This portion of the Podarcis raffonei isolate rPodRaf1 chromosome 17, rPodRaf1.pri, whole genome shotgun sequence genome encodes:
- the LOC128404792 gene encoding butyrophilin subfamily 2 member A2-like codes for the protein MAPLLNLISPFLLTLLMYHVDAIMTEFKVRPFDNISLPCQFSFVDGIDGLTFTWEREDIKEEHEVEDKEFYKFFVGLHDFYQFYPKLIYSFSNNQEQLEERNSLYEGRVWVDEEEIADGSLALMLEQVQFSDEAIYICKAYNSRGRGQRKVKLLVQDAEEPQVQFSTVNDTLVAKCISAGWYHMPKVTWRNRREEDISSYAKSDILEEKQDGSHRVVSVLHYPVLLHEIYTCHIEEDDVLNRPVRSIHKVPKRKYHNMYNHY